A single genomic interval of Arachis duranensis cultivar V14167 chromosome 7, aradu.V14167.gnm2.J7QH, whole genome shotgun sequence harbors:
- the LOC107458414 gene encoding probable E3 ubiquitin-protein ligase XERICO, whose protein sequence is MGLSSLPSPSEGVLCALLVNTVLSVSIFKGIVRTILHIVGIHLSSSSSPNATSQSHQPSESFEFLLSPSETFIEEFRSRTPTIRFDSMFSCGKPEHDCCVCLSQFEPESEINRLPCGHLFHKVCLEKWLDYWNITCPLCRNPLMPEDNDPWLLVSNE, encoded by the coding sequence ATGGGCCTCTCAAGTCTGCCATCGCCGTCCGAAGGAGTGCTATGTGCACTTCTTGTTAACACTGTGCTCTCAGTCTCCATATTTAAAGGCATTGTTAGGACAATCCTTCACATTGTTGGCATCCACCTTTCATCATCCTCTTCGCCGAACGCCACCTCCCAGAGCCATCAACCATCCGAGTCATTCGAGTTCCTCCTTAGCCCCTCAGAAACATTCATCGAAGAGTTTAGGAGCCGGACGCCTACAATCCGCTTCGACAGCATGTTCTCCTGTGGGAAACCTGAACATGACTGCTGTGTGTGCCTCTCTCAATTTGAGCCGGAATCTGAGATAAACCGCTTGCCCTGCGGCCATCTCTTCCACAAAGTGTGCTTGGAGAAGTGGTTGGATTATTGGAACATCACATGCCCACTTTGCAGGAACCCTTTGATGCCTGAAGACAATGATCCATGGCTCTTAGTAAGCAATGAATGA